The genomic interval TGTGCACACTCGATCGACGTGTCACGCTGGTGCACATGACCGAGGAGAAGCCCCAGGGGATCAGGCTCGATGAGCGCCAGCTTCGGGTGCTCGCGCACCCCATGCGCGCCCGCATTCCAGGGCTGCTGCGCATCGGCGGCCCCGCGACGGCCACCGACCTCGCACGCCTGCTCGACACGAACTCGGGTGCGACGAGCTACCACCTGCGACAGCTCGCCGAGGTGGGGCTGGTGATCGACACCGGTGAGGGAGTCGGGCGGCGCCGCGAGTGGCGGGCCAGCAGTGACTTCCATTCGTGGGTGCCCTCCGACTTCGATGACCGCCCCGATGCGGCCGCGGCCGTGGGCTGGCTGCAGCGTGCCTACCTGCGCGAGTTCGTCGAGCGTGCGGAGCGATGGGAGGATGCTGCGCCGGAGTGGTCGAAGTCCTGGCGCGACAGTCTCGGCCTCAGTGACTCCTTCGTCGAGGTGACGCCGGCACAGGCGCGGGCGCTCCGAGACGAGATCGACGCGCTCTTCGAGCGGTATCGGCACGCCGGCGCCGGTTCCCCCGACGCGGTGCGGCTGCACGTCACGACGCACGCAGCGCCGCTGTCTCTGACGACGCCTGGCACTCCGTCAGGTGCGTCCGACCCGCACCCGAGCGCATGAACAGGTCACCTCTCACCAGGCGCCAGGCCGAGCGACGCTTCGTGCTGCTCTCGGTCGTGCGGTGGCTGCCGGTCGGCCTGACCATCGGCATGACGGTGCTGCTGCCACTCGAGCGCGGCCTGAGCCTCGCCGAGATCGGCGTGCTGCTCTCGGTGCAGGGCTTCGTCGTGCTCGGGCTGGAGCTGCCCACCGGCGGTCTGGCGGATGCCATCGGCCGGCGCCCGCTGCTGCTGGCGGCATCCGCGCTCGCCGTCGCATCTACGATCGTGTTCCTGACAGCCGAGTCGTTCGCCGTCTTCGCGCTCGCGCTCGTGCTGCAGGGGGTGTTCCGCGCGCTGGACTCCGGTCCGCTGGAGGCCTGGTTCGTCGATGTCGCGCTCGCGGATGATCCCGACGCGCCCTTGGACGTGCCGCTCGGGAGGGCCGCTGCCGCCCTCGGCATCGCGATCGCGGCGGGAGCTGCGGCCGGCGGCGGGCTGGTCGCCTGGCATCCGATCGAGGGCATGTCGGCACTCGTGCTGCCCTTCATCCTCGCGGCCACGCTGTACGCGGTGTCCGGAGTGCTCGTGGCCGTACTCGTGCGCGAGCCGGTGAGGGGACGCGTCACGCTCGCGTTCGCCGTGCGCGAGACGCCGCTCGCCGTGAAGGGCGGCCTTCGGCTGCTCAGACGCTCAGGCGTGCTGCGCGCGCTGGTGATGGTGGAGGTGTTCTGGAGCGTCGCGATGATCGCCTTCGAGTCGCTGACGCCCATCCGCCTCGCCGAGCAGCTCGGCACCGAGAGCGCGGCGGCAGCCGTGTTCGGACCGGCCTCGGCCGTCGCATGGGGACTGTTCGCCGTCGGATCCTCGTCGGTGTCGCTGCTGCGCAGACGACTGGGCACCGCGGGAGCCGCGATCGCCATGCGGGTGGTGAACGGCGTGTTCGTCGTGCTGATGGGGCTGGCCGCCGGCCCAGTCGGGCTGCTGATCGGCTACGGCCTCGCCTACCTCACTCATGGCGCTGCCGGCCCAGTGCACAACGCGCTGCTGCACCGGCAGAGCGGCTCCGAGACCCGCGCCATGGTGCTGTCGATGAACTCGATGATCGCCGGGGGTGCGTACAGCCTCGGACTGCTCGTGCTTATGCCGCTCGCCCAGGTCACGAGCCCTGCCGTCGCGATGGTCGCCGCCGGGGCGTTCAGCATCGTCGGGGCGCTCGGCTACCTGCCGGCGCTGAAGCAGGAGCGCGGCGGCGAGGCCGTCGCGACGGCCTGAGCGGCGCGGTCAGGCCGTGGCCGGCTCCGTGAAGGCGGCGCGCAGCGCCTCCTCGAGCTCCGGATGCCGGAACGCGTATCCCGCGGTCATCAGCCTCTCGGGGAGCACCCACCGGCTCTTCAGGATCAGCTCGGTCTCGGTGCGGATGCCCATGGCGCCGATCTCCAGCATCCACCGCGGGGTCGGCGGGCCGAAACGCACGCCGAGCACGCGCCGCACTGTCGCCATGAAGGTGCGGTTGTCGACCGGGTTCGGCGTGGCGGCGTTGACCGGTCCGTCGAGCTCCGGGTGCTGCTCGAGGAAGTCG from Microbacterium sp. H1-D42 carries:
- a CDS encoding helix-turn-helix domain-containing protein, translated to MTEEKPQGIRLDERQLRVLAHPMRARIPGLLRIGGPATATDLARLLDTNSGATSYHLRQLAEVGLVIDTGEGVGRRREWRASSDFHSWVPSDFDDRPDAAAAVGWLQRAYLREFVERAERWEDAAPEWSKSWRDSLGLSDSFVEVTPAQARALRDEIDALFERYRHAGAGSPDAVRLHVTTHAAPLSLTTPGTPSGASDPHPSA
- a CDS encoding MFS transporter; protein product: MNRSPLTRRQAERRFVLLSVVRWLPVGLTIGMTVLLPLERGLSLAEIGVLLSVQGFVVLGLELPTGGLADAIGRRPLLLAASALAVASTIVFLTAESFAVFALALVLQGVFRALDSGPLEAWFVDVALADDPDAPLDVPLGRAAAALGIAIAAGAAAGGGLVAWHPIEGMSALVLPFILAATLYAVSGVLVAVLVREPVRGRVTLAFAVRETPLAVKGGLRLLRRSGVLRALVMVEVFWSVAMIAFESLTPIRLAEQLGTESAAAAVFGPASAVAWGLFAVGSSSVSLLRRRLGTAGAAIAMRVVNGVFVVLMGLAAGPVGLLIGYGLAYLTHGAAGPVHNALLHRQSGSETRAMVLSMNSMIAGGAYSLGLLVLMPLAQVTSPAVAMVAAGAFSIVGALGYLPALKQERGGEAVATA